A genomic window from Anopheles ziemanni chromosome X, idAnoZiCoDA_A2_x.2, whole genome shotgun sequence includes:
- the LOC131291266 gene encoding small lysine-rich protein 1, whose protein sequence is MAGKGKKKKGGKDASAGAAGGAGGGSGGAGGGGGAVAKDKAEAEEGDEEDGEAKPKKGKGKKGKGKGGKSSKFQGDIFNEAAMENAYYICHNIQDVLKSRGFAWPEGQKKKKKGKK, encoded by the exons CAAgggtaagaagaaaaaaggaggaaaagacGCGTCGGCGGGTGCGGCGGGAGGTGCTGGCGGTGGTTCGGGcggtgccggtggtggtggtggtg CGGTAGCGAAGGACAAGGCGGAGGCGGAGGAGGGCGACGAGGAGGATGGCGAGGCGAAGCCAAAGAAGGGCAAGGGCAAGAAGGGCAAGGGGAAGGGGGGCAAGTCGTCCAAGTTCCAGGGTGACATCTTCAACGAGGCGGCGATGGAGAACGCGTACTACATCTGCCACAACATCCAGGACGTGCTGAAGTCGCGCGGTTTCGCCTGGCCCGAggggcagaagaagaagaagaaggggaAAAAGTAG